The genomic interval CCGGGGAAGCCATCGAAGACCGAGATTTCTCGGAAAGTTGGCGAACACTCCGGATCGAAGCCCAATTGGCAATCGGGCAATACGCCCCTGCATTGGAATCGTTGACGGCGGCTTTGGAACGTTATCCGCATAGCATTCGACTGCGATGGTTGGGGCGAGATGTCTACCGTTACAACGCGAAGCCCGACGATGCCGAGCGGATGGTCGTGGAATTGATCGAGAAAGTTCAACAGGCGTCGTGGCGGTATCGCAATGTGGCGGATCGGTTGGTGCTGGCTGAGTTCCTGTTGGAGCAGGGGGCCGATGCGAAGGAAGTGCTGCAAAGCATTTTTGATCAGATCAAGAAAGATCAGCCGAACTTGCCGGATGCGTTCATCGCCAGCGGGGAGTTGGCGCTAGCCAAGCACGACTACGGACTCGCCGCCACAGAGTTTGAAAAAGCCCGGAAGTTGGATGAAGACGATCCACGAATTGCGTTTGGATTGTCTCAGGCATACGCCCCGAGTGATGCCGAAAAAGCCCAAACGGCTCTGCAACAAGCATTGGAACGGAACCCCAGGCATGTGCCGAGTTTGCTGTCACTCGTGGATGATCAAGTCGACGCCGAACGCTACGAGACCGCTCACAAAACCCTTGCGGAGATCGAAACGGTCAATCCGTTGCATCCGAAATTGTGGGCGTACCGGGCGGTGTTGGCTCATTTGGAAAACGAACCCGACGAGGAGCAAGCCGCTCGCGAACGCGCGCTGTCTACCTGGCCGACGAATCCGGAAGTCGATTACCTCATCGGCAAGAAACTCTCGCAGAAATACCGGTTTGCCGAGGGTGCGAAGCGTCAACGGCAGGCATTGGAGTTCGATCCGTATTACCTGCCCGCGAAAATGCAGCTATCGCAGGATTTGCTGCGACTCGGCCAAGAAGACGAAGGTTGGAAACTTGCCAGCGAAGTTTTCGAGCGGGATGGCTACAGCGTTGTTGCTCATAATCTTTCGATATTGCATGACCATCTTGATGATTTCGCGATCTTGAAGTCCGATGGTTTCCTCGTCCGGATGGATGCCCGCGAATCCCGAATTTACGGTTCGCGTGTATTGGAGACGCTCCGCCGAGCGAAAGCCGAGTTGGCAAGCAAATACGATGTCGAATTGCCCGAGACGGTGTTTGTCGACATCTATCCGAAGCAGCAGGACTTTGCGATCCGCACGTTTGGTTTGCCGGGAGGTGCGGGGTTTCTCGGCGTGTGTTTCGGGTCGGTCATCACGATGAACAGCCCGGCTTCGCAGGGTGCGACGCCTGCGAATTGGCAGTCGGTGTTGTGGCACGAGTTCTGTCATGTCGTCACGCTGACGAAAACCAACAACCGCATGCCACGGTGGCTCAGTGAGGGCATTTCTGTTTATGAGGAACGCCAAGCAAACCCCGCATGGGGCGAGTCGATGAATCGGCAATACCGGGAAATGATTCTCGGTGAAGACCTCACACCGGTCAGCCAATTGAGCGCCGCTTTTCTGCGTCCCGAAACACCGATTCATTTGCAGTTCGCGTATTATGAATCGTCGTTGGTGGTGGAATACATCATTGAGCAGCACGGTTTGGACACGCTGAAACAGATTCTCGTCGACCTCGGACGCGGACTGCCGATCAATGAATGTTTGGAACGCACAACCGGATCGCTGACGGCCCTTGATGCGGACTTCAGCGATTACGCTCGCAATCGCGCTAAGAATTGGGCACCGGATGCAGATTTTGGCGATCCCGAATTGCCTCGCTCCGCTGATCTGAAAACGCTAGCGAAGTTTGTCGAAGACCATCCGAAAAACGTTGCCGCGTTGCAGCGGTATGCCACGCGACTCGTCGCTGGCGAACAGTGGGAGACCGCGGAAGAAATTCTGACGCAATCTGTAGAACTCTTCCCCGAACGCACCGGTTCAGAAGCGGCACTCGCAATGTTGGTCCGTGTGCATCGCGAGCAGGAGAACACGGACGCCGAACGAAAGACACTCGAACGCTTCATCGCTCTGAAAGACAATGCCTGGGATGCTTCGTTGCGATTGGCGGAACTGGCGAGTGAGCGAAAAGATTGGGCTGCGGTCCTGTCCCATGCCGAGCGGGTCTTGAGCATCAACCCATTGATCCCGGCCCCGCATCGGTATTTGGCCGATGCCGGTGAACGCAGCGGCGACGACGACCGGGCACTCACCGGTCTGTTGGCTCTTGCGGAGATGGAACCGTTCGATCCGGCGGCGTTGTCTTATCGCACCGCGAAATTGTTTCAACGCACCGGCCAAACCGATTCTGCCCGCCGACACGTTCTGCAAGCCCTGGAAGAAGCCCCACGTTACCGGGATGCCCAACGGTTGCTGCTTGCGATTGTCGAGGGACCGACTGAGACACCGACTTCCACCGACCCTCCACCCGCGATCGCGGAGGATCGGACCCCCAACCCCGAGGACCGACGATGAACCGTGTCCGCAATTCTGTCATGACCTTTCTGATCGTGCTTGTGATCGGGAGCATCGCCTGGGCTCAATACGGGCGCGGATGGCGTCGCGGTCGGGTTGATCCTTCGCAAATCGACCCCGCAGACATCGACCGCAATGGCGTGCCAACTTGGGAGAAAGACACTGAGTTCCAACAGGATGTCTTCACGTTTGCCCGCATCCACTACACCTCCTACCGGGATCGTCCCGGTCGCGGAAAGTGGGACACCGATTGGCCCGATAGCGATCTGAATTTTTCATTCCGACTGCAACAACTGACCTCACTCAAAGTCGATCCGAACGGCAAGATCGTGCGGTTGGATGATCCGGAGCTGTTCGACTACCCCTTTATTTACATCATCGAACCCGGCGAGATGATGCTGACCGAACCGGAAGTTCAAGGCTTACGGCGGTATCTGCTCAACGGCGGATTTCTCATGGTCGACGATTTCTGGGGCGAATACGAATGGGACACGTTTTATCAGAATCTCAAACGGGTCTTCCCCGATCGCGAACCCCAAGAGTTGCCGTTGGAGCATGAAATTTTTCACTGCGTGTACGATCTGACCGAGAAACCTCAGATTCCCAGTATCAACCATTACCTCAGCGGTCGCCGCACGGAACGGTGGGACGCGACTGAAGCCCACTACCGCGGTTTGTTCGACGACGACGGCCGAATGATGGCCATCATCTGTCACAACACGGACCTGGGAGACGGCTGGGAACGCGAGGGTGTTGATTCCGGTTACTTCCACGAGTATTCCGAGAAGTGGGCGTATCCGCTGGGGATCAACATCGTGACCTACGCCATGACGCACTAAGAAAAACCGTTGGGTCTCACAAACCCAAACGTCATGCAGTGGGGTTTCATTCTTCGGGTGCCGGCTCACAGAGTTGTGGCACACATTCACTGTCAATTTGCTGCCAATGGAATCGGGATCAAATATCGTGAACGCTGGCGAATCCTACGACGATGAACAAGCCGCTGTCGAGCAAATTCGTAGCGGGCGAGAGCGGATTGAAGCCGAGTTGTCC from Thalassoroseus pseudoceratinae carries:
- a CDS encoding tetratricopeptide repeat protein is translated as MPLELATQLCRRLNSISARTDAGPLTVFLPKLLLTTLLGSFFIAPTAIAADLSKAQEFFETGQYAECIALTGEAIEDRDFSESWRTLRIEAQLAIGQYAPALESLTAALERYPHSIRLRWLGRDVYRYNAKPDDAERMVVELIEKVQQASWRYRNVADRLVLAEFLLEQGADAKEVLQSIFDQIKKDQPNLPDAFIASGELALAKHDYGLAATEFEKARKLDEDDPRIAFGLSQAYAPSDAEKAQTALQQALERNPRHVPSLLSLVDDQVDAERYETAHKTLAEIETVNPLHPKLWAYRAVLAHLENEPDEEQAARERALSTWPTNPEVDYLIGKKLSQKYRFAEGAKRQRQALEFDPYYLPAKMQLSQDLLRLGQEDEGWKLASEVFERDGYSVVAHNLSILHDHLDDFAILKSDGFLVRMDARESRIYGSRVLETLRRAKAELASKYDVELPETVFVDIYPKQQDFAIRTFGLPGGAGFLGVCFGSVITMNSPASQGATPANWQSVLWHEFCHVVTLTKTNNRMPRWLSEGISVYEERQANPAWGESMNRQYREMILGEDLTPVSQLSAAFLRPETPIHLQFAYYESSLVVEYIIEQHGLDTLKQILVDLGRGLPINECLERTTGSLTALDADFSDYARNRAKNWAPDADFGDPELPRSADLKTLAKFVEDHPKNVAALQRYATRLVAGEQWETAEEILTQSVELFPERTGSEAALAMLVRVHREQENTDAERKTLERFIALKDNAWDASLRLAELASERKDWAAVLSHAERVLSINPLIPAPHRYLADAGERSGDDDRALTGLLALAEMEPFDPAALSYRTAKLFQRTGQTDSARRHVLQALEEAPRYRDAQRLLLAIVEGPTETPTSTDPPPAIAEDRTPNPEDRR
- a CDS encoding DUF4159 domain-containing protein encodes the protein MNRVRNSVMTFLIVLVIGSIAWAQYGRGWRRGRVDPSQIDPADIDRNGVPTWEKDTEFQQDVFTFARIHYTSYRDRPGRGKWDTDWPDSDLNFSFRLQQLTSLKVDPNGKIVRLDDPELFDYPFIYIIEPGEMMLTEPEVQGLRRYLLNGGFLMVDDFWGEYEWDTFYQNLKRVFPDREPQELPLEHEIFHCVYDLTEKPQIPSINHYLSGRRTERWDATEAHYRGLFDDDGRMMAIICHNTDLGDGWEREGVDSGYFHEYSEKWAYPLGINIVTYAMTH